Proteins from one Deltaproteobacteria bacterium genomic window:
- the xdhB gene encoding xanthine dehydrogenase molybdopterin binding subunit, which yields MKKDRATPLHRPGLHDSAELHVRGTATYVDDQPLLPGELHGYPVVSPHAHARITGTDAGAARALPGVHAVLFGADVPGLNQAGPIAHDEPLLADEEVHYVGQMVALVLAESFEQARVAAAQVRIDYEVLEPSLDLVAAIEKDDFLGGPLKLERGDVDAALAGAAEVLEGVVESPGQEHLYLETHAARCVPGEGQTYFVSASTQHPSECQAKAAEILGVPRSQIVVESPRMGGAFGGKESQGNYPVGLAVLGAHATGRPVRIRFDRETDIRVTGKRHPWRSEYRAGFDAEGRIQALEVKSYAVAGFSLDLSIAILQRCLFHLDNAYFVPNARYQGWAVRLDTVSNTAFRGFGGPQGMVVIEEILSRLAERRGVDAAGLRAANLYGVTGGTTVWGQEVDDRLPRIWRELSASAGYEERRERVEAFNQKSRWLKRGLAFSPVRFGISFTTSFLNQAGALVLIYADGSVQLNHGGTEMGQGLHAKMRAICAHELGLPAEAVRVMPTATDKVPNTSPTAASSGSDMNGQAVREACERLRSRLRPVAAGLLGLPAGQEGEVRFAGGDALVAGEPDRKVSFAEVAQAAYLQRVSLSATGYYATPDIAFDWSTGTGRPAHYFAFGGAITEVEVSGLTGEYRVKRVDILHDTGNSLIPTLDLGQIEGGFVQGMGWLTTEELYWEEGGRLATLGPSTYKIPAAGDMPEHFEVKLLERASQPDVIHGSKAVGEPPLMLALSVVGALRAAVQAFGPAGREVELALPATAEAVLRSVERQRA from the coding sequence GCGCCGAGCTCCACGTGCGGGGGACGGCCACCTACGTCGACGACCAGCCCCTGCTGCCCGGCGAGCTCCACGGCTACCCGGTCGTCTCGCCCCACGCCCACGCGCGGATCACCGGCACGGACGCCGGGGCCGCCCGGGCCCTGCCCGGGGTGCACGCCGTGCTCTTCGGCGCCGACGTGCCGGGGCTCAACCAGGCCGGGCCCATCGCCCACGACGAGCCGCTCCTGGCCGACGAGGAGGTGCACTACGTCGGCCAGATGGTCGCGCTGGTGCTCGCCGAGAGCTTCGAGCAGGCCCGCGTCGCCGCGGCCCAGGTGAGGATCGACTACGAGGTGCTCGAGCCCTCGCTGGATCTCGTCGCCGCCATCGAGAAGGATGACTTCCTCGGAGGTCCGCTGAAGCTCGAGCGGGGCGACGTCGACGCCGCCCTCGCCGGCGCCGCCGAGGTCCTCGAGGGGGTCGTCGAGAGCCCGGGGCAGGAGCACCTCTACCTCGAGACCCACGCCGCCCGCTGCGTGCCCGGGGAGGGGCAGACCTACTTCGTCAGCGCCTCGACCCAGCACCCCAGCGAGTGCCAGGCCAAGGCCGCGGAGATCCTCGGCGTGCCCCGCTCGCAGATCGTGGTGGAGAGCCCCCGCATGGGCGGGGCCTTCGGCGGCAAGGAGAGCCAGGGCAACTACCCGGTGGGCCTGGCCGTCCTCGGCGCCCACGCCACCGGCCGCCCGGTGCGCATCCGCTTCGATCGCGAGACCGACATCCGGGTCACCGGCAAGCGCCACCCCTGGCGCTCGGAGTACCGGGCGGGCTTCGACGCCGAGGGGCGGATCCAGGCCCTCGAGGTGAAGAGCTACGCCGTCGCCGGCTTCAGCCTCGACCTCTCGATCGCCATCCTCCAGCGCTGCCTCTTCCACCTCGACAACGCCTACTTCGTGCCCAACGCCCGCTACCAGGGCTGGGCCGTGCGCCTGGACACGGTCTCCAACACCGCCTTCCGCGGCTTCGGAGGCCCGCAGGGGATGGTGGTCATCGAGGAGATCCTCTCCCGCCTGGCCGAGCGCCGCGGGGTCGACGCGGCCGGCCTGCGCGCCGCCAACCTCTACGGCGTCACCGGCGGCACCACGGTCTGGGGGCAGGAGGTCGACGATCGCCTGCCGCGGATCTGGCGAGAGCTCTCGGCCTCCGCCGGATACGAGGAGCGGCGCGAGCGCGTCGAGGCCTTCAACCAGAAGAGCCGCTGGCTCAAGCGGGGCCTGGCCTTCTCGCCGGTGCGCTTCGGCATCTCCTTCACCACCAGCTTCCTCAACCAGGCCGGCGCCCTGGTGCTGATCTACGCCGACGGCTCGGTGCAGCTGAACCACGGCGGCACCGAGATGGGGCAGGGCCTCCACGCGAAGATGCGGGCGATCTGCGCCCACGAGCTGGGCCTGCCGGCCGAGGCGGTGCGGGTGATGCCCACCGCCACCGACAAGGTGCCCAACACCTCGCCCACCGCCGCCTCGAGCGGCTCGGACATGAACGGCCAGGCCGTGCGCGAGGCCTGCGAGCGGCTGCGCTCCCGCCTGCGCCCGGTCGCGGCGGGCCTGCTCGGCCTGCCCGCCGGCCAGGAGGGCGAGGTGCGCTTCGCTGGTGGCGACGCCCTCGTGGCCGGCGAGCCCGACCGGAAGGTGAGCTTCGCCGAGGTGGCCCAGGCGGCCTACCTGCAGCGGGTCTCCCTCTCGGCCACCGGCTACTACGCCACCCCCGACATCGCCTTCGACTGGTCCACCGGGACCGGCCGCCCGGCGCACTACTTCGCCTTCGGCGGCGCGATCACCGAGGTGGAGGTGAGCGGCCTCACCGGCGAGTACCGCGTGAAGCGGGTGGACATCCTCCACGACACGGGCAACTCGCTCATCCCCACCCTCGACCTCGGCCAGATCGAGGGCGGCTTCGTCCAGGGGATGGGCTGGCTCACCACCGAGGAGCTCTACTGGGAGGAGGGCGGCCGCCTCGCCACCCTGGGGCCCTCGACCTACAAGATCCCCGCCGCGGGGGACATGCCCGAGCACTTCGAGGTGAAGCTGCTCGAGCGCGCCTCGCAGCCGGACGTGATCCACGGCTCGAAGGCCGTGGGCGAGCCCCCCTTGATGCTGGCCCTCTCGGTGGTCGGCGCCCTGCGCGCGGCGGTGCAGGCCTTCGGGCCCGCCGGCCGCGAGGTCGAGCTGGCCCTGCCGGCGACCGCCGAGGCCGTGCTGCGCTCGGTGGAGCGCCAGCGCGCCTGA